Within the Amycolatopsis sp. 195334CR genome, the region CGCCCCGCGCCGCGCCGGTGACCCGGCGGTGCTGGTGGCCGCGAGCGACCGGGCCCGCGCCGAGCTGGGCTGGCAGCCCCAGCGCGCCGACCTGACCGGCATTGTCGCCGACGCCTGGCGCTTCACCCAGGAACGCCGCGGCGCCGCGAACCCCGCCTGAGCACCCGGCCGGTGTCACCGCATCCCGCGGTGGCACCGGATTCAGTTTTCAAACACCATCCAACATCGCCACAGCGCACTCGGCCGGCGGCCACCAACAGCCGAGTACAACTAGGCGCGGTCTGTGAAAAGGTCCAGGTCAAGCGCCGGATTCGCGCGGCCGAGGTCAGCGAGGCGGTCCGGCGGCAGCATCGCTTCCATCGCCCTGGACAGCAGCCCCGCCAGCAGGTGCCCGGGGTCGGCGGCCAGTGCGTTGTCCACGGCCATACCCGCGAAGGTGCCGTCGCCGCGCAGGTAGCTGCTGAACGCGAGCAGGGTGGCGAACTGCGCGCGCTCCGGCGGCGGGCATTCTCGGACCAGCGTCAGCCACACCTGCTCGGCCGCCATCCCGACCTGCTCGCGCGGTCGTACCGCCACTGCGAGGCACGCGTCACGGACCTCGGTGTTCTGCATGGCGAAAACCAGGTCGAGCACGTCCTTGTCGGTCAGTTCGAGCCTGCCGCGATGGGCACGGCGGATGGCGTCCCGCACGACGGCGAAACCCTGCTCCGGCACCATCGTTCGCGAGTCCGGTTCGGCTTTGTCGGCTGCCGCGTCGAGCTGGCGGGAACGCCGGGCGATCGCCTCCGGATCGACCGCGTCCAGCCTGGCCACGCTGGCCTCCCGGCTGCTGAAGGTGACCAAACCCGCGCTCGCGGCCACCGCCGCGATCCGGCCGCCCTCGAGATCGGGCAATTCCCCACCGCAGTCCGGTTCGTGGTAGCAGTGCCACGGTTCGCCCGTGCGGATTTCCTTCAGCCACAGGAAATGCACTTCTCCCACACCGGCCACGGTGAACCGTTCTTGAGCCGCTTCAACGAATTCCTCACAGGCGAATTTGGACTCCCCGCCGATGACGAGCACGGTGACACGGAATTTGCCACTGACGATCGGCACGAATCTTTCCGCCGCGGCCAGGGCGTATTCGGGCGGCGGCAGATCGCTCCGGACGAGGTGTCCGATCGAGCCGGGGCGCCCGCGCTCACCACGGTTGTGCGCGATGACGACGATGGAATTCGCCGGCCGGAAGCCGAGGATCGGCGAAACCGCGGCGATCAGTTCGCCGGGGTCGCTGCTGAGGTTGAGGTTGACCCGGCCCTGAGCGGCGGGGCGCGTGGACGTTGCCATGGGTCGACTGTGCGGCAAACGGCGAGGGCGTGGGGATCGAGCCGGGAAATTGTGGACAAGTGGGTGCGTTGTGGATAACTCGGCGAGGCAC harbors:
- a CDS encoding DUF4192 domain-containing protein, whose translation is MPHSRPMATSTRPAAQGRVNLNLSSDPGELIAAVSPILGFRPANSIVVIAHNRGERGRPGSIGHLVRSDLPPPEYALAAAERFVPIVSGKFRVTVLVIGGESKFACEEFVEAAQERFTVAGVGEVHFLWLKEIRTGEPWHCYHEPDCGGELPDLEGGRIAAVAASAGLVTFSSREASVARLDAVDPEAIARRSRQLDAAADKAEPDSRTMVPEQGFAVVRDAIRRAHRGRLELTDKDVLDLVFAMQNTEVRDACLAVAVRPREQVGMAAEQVWLTLVRECPPPERAQFATLLAFSSYLRGDGTFAGMAVDNALAADPGHLLAGLLSRAMEAMLPPDRLADLGRANPALDLDLFTDRA